The Colletotrichum destructivum chromosome 8, complete sequence genome includes the window GTTTTCTCATGTCGATTCCCACCCGAAAGGTGCCTCTGCGGCAGATTTTAAAGATTGACTTGATGGATTTCACTATAATTCGGTATCTATAACATAAGAGAATGTGCATATAAACTTTGTGTTGAATGCGTTGAAATGAGCTTAATTTATTAACTGCAATTGGCACCAAGCTAGCTACTTTGATGTTTAAAGTTGATCTAGATTTAGCAAAACTGGATTTGTAGAGGCGCAGGCCAACTACGACTGTTTGCTCTTATGTGAGTACATTCTCAATACAACAGCCCAGATAAATGTGTCCTCATGTGCGATGGTTCAGCATTGCCTTCCTTGACTTCCTCCTATTACAGGGTCAACGTGTGAAGATCTGTAGCAGACCAAATCGTAGGGACGGGACACTTTTATTCAGAATCGCCTGGTTGAATTTTCATATCTGTCATGACCGGCTACATAATTAGTCTTGCTGGAGGCGTTCATAAAGGATGTTGGTTGGCTCACGGCCTTTTCCGTCACTAGCCACTTTTACGCCAGCCACAAAGGGCCGTGCAGCctctgtacggatacaatGAGCCTCTTGAGGCAATATCACTTTGACTACTAAAACCTAGCAGTGCGTTATCACAAATCTGCAGGCTTGATTTCTCCTGACAGCCTTGCAAAGGCTGGTCTGACAAGGGAATCCTGAAAGAGACCCTCCTGTCCCTATCCGAGGAATCAACACGGTGACAAACACCGGATATGAGCCAACCAGGCGATAAGCCAGCATGAGCAGACATCGTTTGAGTTGGCATGGTGAGATTGACATTCATTCGGTGGCAGGCTGGCCTATGCGATCCTGGAGTGGCGGcaccatgccgccgcccatgcgCCACCTCTCAGATAACAGGGCCCAAATATAAGCGGTTGCTGCATCAAGATCAGGCTGTGTGATAGCCCACCTGCGTCACCCCTGTCGCTCATGTTTTGTCGTGTCGCCTTTTCTAGGAATCTTCCTTCTCCACACAAAGAGATGGCTCCGTACCCAATTCCTAACGTTGGACCCTGCGACTCGTAGACGAATTCAACAAACTCCCCCCGAacaccactaccaccatGGAGGCCTCTTATGAGTACACATCTCTCCCCCACTCCAGGGCGACGCGTCTGATCAGGCTCTACTCCGACGCAAACAAAGACGCGCCGCTTGGGTGCGAACTGAGAGAAGTCTCGGTTGACGAACCTCTTCCGCCATACGTCGCGCTTTCGTATACCTGGAACGGCGAAGAACCAAGCGTGAAGCTGAAGATTTCGGCATCGGCAGGAgacgacccggccgtcaCCAGGATTCTCTTGATAACGCCCAACTACGCCGCTGCGTTGAATGTGCTCAGGAACTCCGAACTTGTCCGACAACATGAACTATGGGTCGACGCCATCTGTATCAATCAGGCCTGCAAAGATGAAAAGGGTGCACAAGTagtgatgatggcgacaATCTACAAAGAGGCTGAGGATGTCCTAATTTGGCTTGGATCCGAATGGGCACCCAAGACTTAAGTCAACATACCTACatctggcccccccccacatctAGCCCCCCTAAAAATAAGGTTATTCCTAGCATACCTATTAACTGTAATTATTTATTGGCCCTATTTAGATGCAACAATAATACAGCTTTTAGCTTTACTAGGGTATTTAGAGTTGCTAGATTTAGCTGTTATATCCTCTTTTTTACTAGCTTTAACTTGCGCCTTCTGCACGTCTAAAATAGTAGCAAACTTAGTGTTAGGATCTAGCTAGACTGCCTTCCTTTTTCTTACTGCAGTATTAGCTACTTAGGCTTATAGAAGCTTTAGCTTATACTAGGCAGTTGCTAGCTTATATGCCTTTttactaaagcctttttttacctttataaaAAGGAGGCATTAAGTACTAACATTATTATCTAGCTTTATAAATAGCTTTAGTTAGCTAGCTAGATCTTTTATCTTTCTTAGCGTTAACTATACTACTACAAATAATGTAGATACCTATCTATCAGCTTTCTTACCTTTAGACTGCTTTTTGCAGGCTTAATCTAATAGCTTTAGTATTAATAGAAGTAGTAATAAGCTTATAAGAGGCTTTACTATAAAGATAAGCTATAGTTTAGTCTATTTCTATCTACTCTTAATATTCTATATTATTAGGCTTACTAAATaagccttctaataacagcctataaagttctTTTTGCTTATAATAGTAAAGTTATTCTACTAACTAAAGTATTTAAGCTTCTTCCTATAAGCTACCTTTATAAAGCTAAAGACTAACTAGTTAAGTAGCTAAAGGATATAGGAGGTATATAGTAGTAAAAATAATAGGTAGatattattaatatagtaGAGTTATATAAattttattattatataactTTTATAGCTATTAACAACTAGTAGTCTAGCCTCCTTTTTACTCTTCTTACCTTAAGAGATAGTCTAAGAAATAGTCTAAAAaataaagaccttctgcagctatTTAACTGCAGTATTATCTATAGTTTATCTATTTTCTATTATAGTAAACTACTATCCTTTATAAAGGCTAAAGTTGTTACGACCCGAATTCGGTTGGTGACTGATGCAGCCTGGAACGACCCCCGGCGCGaacagcagggcagaagGACACTCATGTATGCAGGCGCACGGCGCAGGCCAAACGAcggaacagaagaactaggGAAGGTCACGTGATGGATCAGTTTGGATCACTGGTGATCCAACATGATCCTGCACCAAGGATCAGTGAGCCACTGAACTGACCCAACACTAAGGATCACCAACAGCAAGAAGTGATCCAGCAACAACACTCAAGGATATAAGGACATTCATTCCACATAGATAGACTACCTTCCATAGCTCTtcagcaatcaactttgtgaTTATCCCCTCAGATACTCTCAGCACCCTTCACTAGTGACcaacgttacaaccccttgttaAGTGTACGACTGATCACTGTATCCTCTGACGACCTGATCCTTTCAgcacaacttacagcactgttcaCCAGCTTCGCggcctcagcttctgctaatagacactaccacagaaagctGACCGtaacactttaattgctcctGTTCAGTAAGTTGACCCTACAAAGCTAACGAACAGTATCAACAAGATAGCCACTCGTCACACTCCCACTTCTTCAAGCCCCAGCTCCCAGGGCCAGCAACAGGCCAGGAACCTCACCCAGGAATTAGCTGAGAACCAGACTATAGAGGACTTCTGTCTGCCTAAACTCCAGCCAAACACCaacagagaagtctctctcaccagcaaagtctacaaccAGATTTGCGCTAAGCTAGGACAAAATAACAACAACCTAGCTACTACTTAGAAActtattaacaaacttatagaacaaactaagattctaaagaacaaagcagacCAGGCTACATCCCTTCAGCAGGAGGTTCAGACCCTGCAAGCTATAGCTAACATCATCTAGACCCCTGTAGATAGACGTAAGAAACTCAAGCTCAACTTACCTATCACCTATGACAGAACCCTAAGaacacttaagggattccttatctaggttaagaactattagaatttccATTAGGGAAACTTTTGCAGTAGAACTAAGAGAGTCATTTATGCTGCAACCTTCTTGTAAGGACAAGCCCTTTAATAGTTTAAACCTTTCCTAGAAGAATACCTTAACAGTAAGACCCTTAACCATTGTTCTAGCAAAGTCAGGGACATATTCGCTAATttctaaggatttaaagacgcCTTAAAATCCCTATTCTAGGATCCTAATAAATcacaacaagcagaaagagacttagcttACCTACGCTAGACCAAGTCTCTcaacttctctctcgcctaatttttcttggcatccgctgttagtgaatcaggtgatgaaccactagaatccttaacagccgaaaactcttcacttctctgctccggagcccttccgcgatggcctcacagcctccggcgggcatcggaccgctgccggcctcaccggccggccccgatcggggctctgggccacctccagagccaacctctccaccaagggctaaacgccgccgcaataccgagactcagccactccggcccagtctcgcgggaagccagcctaacaccttcaatccagcccccccaacggcaaaggggactccgatctcaactccagccactggtaggaccgccactggctctgtcttgtccgccctggacgaggaggccaggcactatgaggcccgcaaggacgtcttcttaaccatcgcgcagtctgttgataatgtcgtctccagctttgagggccccaggaagcagatcgcgaaagaggctacggcctatgtgatccaagccctaaagaagctcatcaacaaggaacatgctccgccactgagccggagctgggccgccgtcacggcctcggcaccaggtacagctccagacccccaccgggctccgacccgcccgcaggccagaccccagacaagatcccaggccccaccccagccccaacctcaaccgaaagaggacctccgggtcttcgcccgcatcccggaggagggcctgtcggctgcccgaaagaacgctccctttgccctccgccagacagtttgccgaaccttcgacctccaactggcagatatccctcatatctaccacattgcgaccggatactcactgaggccgtcaaacaagcagatccagcaaggcctcctcgcggacaagcaaaaactagcgggctgcttaggggcttacaagatagagaccccgataaagtggtttacctacgtcgtcccgcgctgcccagccaaactgtggagcgttgatggggacgccctggacccagccaccttgatcgaagacgaggtctttgcccagacaagactgaagcccacccgggcccggcaatcccgccttgggccgaaccccattacgaacgaagtctcttgggtcatctcattcctaacagaggtacagcccttcagactgttcaaccaaagcagcaggtcccaactcattcagaagaggaagacgctcatcagacacgaccccggctgccagggctaccactcaaacagctactgcaaccgacagccgctctgcaacaactgcagcagaccttcagactcgcacgagactgggccctgtacagctaaaccgaagtgtgcgaactgttgcggcccgttccaggctagccacaagaattgcccagctaggcctatgacgatgaacggcatccctgccctcccagaccggaaggagcgggctcggatccgcaaggttggacagaaggcctatgacgccctctatgaggccggcctaagcgcctctcggaacagcacccaacagcctggggatctccctcccaccgaccaggatcaaccgcccggctccaagcggccacgcaaaaggacaccttccgagagctcaattgtgtgcctcggggacagggacaccgatagtagcagcatgagtgaggatgagcccgaggatgccgagggtcctccccagactaaccagactaaccgcgctatcctacctctcttgagcaggagtcagagggtagcccagaaaccggattacaacgttgctaatgcctacacccacctggaactcgactcggagacgtaggccgaagcaggcctctccacaggtgctacgcatagctcagtgcaacgtagggaagcagtcgccagcacatacagctttcctggagctctgctgggctgagctgatcgacattatactggtccaggaaccctggataggctatgttgacaaaatgcaaatcaacacacacccagggttcgattcctacgtcccagtggattcctggaaggacagggagaccagacctagggtaatgacctacatacggaaagggaggaagtggaaggcccagcagcagaggcccgcacagacaagggacatcttATGGATCACAGTTAACAACGAAATtactgtggttaacgtatacaggcaaccaggagatccccacagtcacacgaccacaaccctcctaggatacaggccgccagaaagagtccttgtggcaggggacgtgaacgctcatcactactcctgggagcccggatcgaggaacaggaataggggggacgacatagcagactgggcagatggccacggcctgtctttcatcggcgagacagggactgcgacccatgcccaaggccatgtacttgaccttaccttctcgaacattccgctcgcacacgcagtggtcagcccacaccttcacccaggggccgatcatcaagcaattgtctcaacaatcccgcttcataggcaccgacaacaacagacagatcaaccacggtcactatcagtcccagactcggccctaccccggtttagagacctgatcagagcaggagtcttagtcttacctaccctccagaacgcacctacccctgccgagttggacacccaagcggaacgactagtcgaccttctctccacggctgtccaggctgtaggaaagaatcgaggaaagcatgggaagggggccccttggtggacacaagagtgcgcagaagcccaccgaacgtaccgcgaggcctgctgccgacaagcccaagaactagagcagaccccacgtctcgctaccctcgaagagcagaaggtcttcttgagtacagtcaggaaagctaagcgggcctactgggctgctaagatcgaaggagttacctcggaccaagaactctacaagattatgggctggcgaaaggctagcctagggctcaaagccccccctctggtagtggagggccagacgatcaacgacactcaggctaaggcccaggcactccgaagagccctcctacagaggttcagtgcacaggatgacctgcccggagacccgttcgacgtccctacggtctctcgacgacggataccctggcatgatgccatcagtaaagaagagctgagggaggctaccctgacaaagaccacgacccctggcatcgacgggatcacaacacggctgcttcaggcttgctggaaCCTTGTATCCgagcctgtcagacaactgttccaggcctgcatacagacgggttacttcccccagcctttccgcagagcagaggtcgctatgatccagaaagtagggaaagcagacttctcaaaagccggatcttggcggccaatagccctgctatcttgtcttgggaaaggtctcgagaggctgatagccagaagaatgtcctaccttaccatcctagaaggggtgaccagcccacaacaaataggggctctacttggcaggtcagcggttgacctaaccacctgcctcgcccacgacatcgaaatggcccttgacaaagggctcacagctacattggtgacgatggacgtccaaggggcttttgactctgtccttcggaaccggctgattgtccggctacgccaacaaggctggcctcacagcctggccaaactgatattccactttgcttcaaaccgaacagccagagtcaggctggaggacgcaacaacagaggacttccccctggcttgcgggctgccccagggctccccgctgtctcctattctcttcctgctttacatcgcagacatcttagcagaagacccgaagcttcggttcgggtacgcagacgacatcggccttctggctatgggcccttcccttgagagtaatgctgcgagcctcggccaagagatcacacgtatcctcgactggggaacggagaacaaggtcgcttttgacccaaagaagtccgaggctatccacttcacaaggaaacataatcagcaaagagatctgccagagatcaaggcgagacaccttagaatcgtagcatcaacgaagcccatacgttggctaggggtctggttcgacaagaggctttctttccgacaccatgttgaaacaaagctggctgcggcgacgaaggcggcccaacatcttagacacctgacaaacacaaaaggcgggctcccagccgctgctgtacgcaaggctgtgatctcctgcgtcctgccaatcgccctctacggggctgagacctggtatggaggcatgaccaagccagcccctggcagagccatcgatagcggccgcaatgtttctctcccgatagatgaagtcactacaggccagaagggtcttgcaatcaagctcgaaagggtcatcacgacggcagcaagggctatcctgccggcctggaaaacaaccccaacgcgcagcctccttagggatgctggactaccaccaagcaaggtggctctagaaggagtccgcctacgctttgcagcacgtctaaagaaggtcgatctacaacaccctcttgtcccgaggctctcccaacgagggcggcagcagacgaagctccaacggactgcagaccttgcaccaaaatgcccgagaccagcactcatccaaccgcagcacctcccaggctcacaagacctcatagtcctgcagactaagaaagaagcagccaaagctttccaggcctggctaaagaccgtaccagacagccacatggttgtcttttccgatggctccaaagcgacgaacggagccacaggatatgggtttgtcatctaccgcagcaacaggcgcgtggcccagggctgcggccgactcggtctagcagaggtgttcgacgctgaggctgaaggggcgaggataggactccggcgggccctcttaacctcccaaggccaacccatacacatctgcatcgacaacaccagtgtcatccaaggaatacggggcgaggccccagacacctcgcaagcagcggttctcgagatccaagctgctgctaggatatacaacatccacacccactgggcgccagggcacgaggggattaagggcaacgaagaggcggaccggctagccaaggagggcacagcgctgccagtcccgctaggccaactagctacactctccgggatcaagaggcttggtagagaacgattgcgaaaccagtacagacagtggtggggtaaagaggcgacagaacgctacacccagcttggactgagcttacacttctcctgccctcccgaactcgccctaccacggagcacccttcaccacctcttagcggcccggtcgggccacggggactttgaacactatcaccgacgctttaaccacaccgaagctttgctaacctgctcctgcggggaggcaaaggaagtagatcatctggtctactgcccagcgaccctggcgaggaggcagcagtggcccaccctctacccaactggtccgctcgaccccataggacctatggggtctcttgaacgatacttcaagggactaatgactgacccaaaaggctttgaggccttcctgcacgtgacaaacttcttccggaagatctgtccacgctactagggaacgggcttcggcacgggatctagacagccaactcaacccctaaagggaaatagacgggaagcaatgaaactggggaaccagcgggaaccagggacagatagaaggcatagtagccatcaggcaggatttggaggacgaaaggaagggcgatgtatgaagtacatagtcctagcccacggctctccacgccacatacccttcgggaggtctgcgacaagggttccaaccttgccgccatggcgttaaatacaacaacaacaacaacaacaacagctAGACCaagtctgctactacctaCGCTGCAGAATTCAGAAGACTCTGCGCTTAGCTTAAGCTCactaaagacactaagatctttatgttctacAGCAACTTAAAGGATGAAGTCAAGGATAAGATCATTAAGCTTAATTGCCTAAAAGACTTCCTCTAGTACGCTAAACTTGCTATTAAGATTAACAACTGCCTCTACAAACAACGCAAAGAAAGAGGCAAGAGGCAAGcactagctaacttagctaagaagtactaatagcaaccctAACAACAATTCCAGCAGAACTACCCTTAGCGCAACAGATAAGCTAAGcgccctagaggaaactatTAGCAAAACAACCAGAATTGCAACAGCACCGCCTATAGATACTACAGTAGCCTAATAGACCTTAGCgtagcctagaaagacaacaaagcataagactttaagtgctacaactgcaacaagccAGGAcatatagctagagaatgctaacaacctaaGAAACAGCAGTTCCAACTAGTACCTAAGAAAGGCTAACAAATCAACATTACTAACAAAGACATCCCCTACACCTTACTCTTATAGACTACatgctacaacaacaactgccttACTTACTAAGATAGCAAAAAACAATTAGGATAGTACCTTAAGACCCCctagactctagctataaccTAGTCAGGCTACAAGAAGACAGGGATATGCAAAACCCCTAAGGAACACTAACGACAATGTATTAACGTTCTACAACAAGCTTATAGGATTGCTATTTACTAAAAGATCCTTAATGCAAAGAAAGGACTTAAGAAGGACAACACCCCTAAGAAAACCCAAGAACAACCAAAGACCCTTACAATAATGCGCAGGGGCCCCAGTCAGAAGCTCACACGCAAAATCAACAAGCAACTTAACAAAATGCTCCAAACAGGACAACTCAAAGAAGTCAAGAGACCTACACTCCAAGGACTAGTAACATTAGGAGGAGGGATCAAGATCACCACGCTCAACCAAGTTGCAGCAGACAACCCTTAAGACCCACAAACATAGACCCCCTAACAGAGAAAAACGTACGAACGCACtgcaagcaactacctaAAAGGGCTAGACAGCTTAGATTACAACTCTAAAGAAGCCCCTAACTACAGGATCATGCCTAGTCAGTACTACAAAACCTACATTGcatctagctctaaagaagagaGCCTAGAACCCTAAAAACAACTAGAATACTAGATCATCTACCCTAAGAAGGATAACTAATTAGTCTAGTTCTATAGGACAGCATACAAAAAgaactatctacctacacTACTTATACCTAAAGACTACCCCCTACTAAACCCCAACTACAGGGACTACATAGACCTCTTTTAGGTAGAATGTCTAGATAACAACTGCAAGACATACAAAaagggtaagaagaagttctacttctacccttaaCGATATACAGaagaacctatttaggatgtctacctatgcagacaactcctattctagataatgcaatactataaggaaggaaacattgcaACCTTTGCCTTAGACCCTAAATACCTTATGTTGTGCTACAATAACGACAAGGGATAGCAAGAATGCAAACACAACAAATGCCTCATCTACTCCAAAGCTAAGGCAAAGGCCTAGCGAAAGGCACAAAAGGAAGAAGCTCAACAGTCAAAAAACTGATGACGCCTACGACAGAAGGGCAACGTACGGCAACAACCCATAAGACCCTATGCGCAACCTACAACGCAGCACATTTCGACCTGGACATCAAGATCCAAGGACAACGGACGCGCGCAATTATTGACAGCGGCGCCCAAGGAAACTTCATCTCACCCCGATTGGTGAATGAACGACAGATACTATGGCAAAAGAAGGAACGCCCGTACGCGTTACAGACGGTCGAAGGAGAACAAGTCAAGTACAGCGGCGGACTCATTGTTTTGGAGACAGTGCACCTCCCTTTGCAAGTTCATagccagaaagaagaactccaACTTAACATTACAGAGATAGGAGACATTAATGTCATCCTAGGAATCACATAGTTACAAAAAcacaacctacaaatagattaGAGAACTAGCCAACTCTAATAGTcagatttagttactaagcagcactacaagagttaggccttaaacaaatcttttagagcacctcttaaCAATACACTACAATAGAGACAAACATAATACATTGCCTATCTCtaggagatacagccttctAAGACAGTAGC containing:
- a CDS encoding Putative heterokaryon incompatibility, translated to MEASYEYTSLPHSRATRLIRLYSDANKDAPLGCELREVSVDEPLPPYVALSYTWNGEEPSVKLKISASAGDDPAVTRILLITPNYAAALNVLRNSELVRQHELWVDAICINQACKDEKGAQVVMMATIYKEAEDVLIWLGSEWAPKT